The sequence below is a genomic window from Lolium perenne isolate Kyuss_39 chromosome 7, Kyuss_2.0, whole genome shotgun sequence.
CCAACTACAGTGGCACCACGGCTTACTTCCTCAAGAAATGCAACAGCAGAATTATGAGCAaattgatgccacacaagtgaatATTAACCAGCATCTTACCTTCCGAGTGTTGATATCAAAGATATGAATATAAAATTTCCGAAAAGGGAATCAACGGAAAAGTAATTATCTTACTTCCTACTATATAATGATATATCAGTCTTCTAGCCCCTCATAAATATATGAATGTCAAAATTTAATCTCTGTATACATCAATTAATACTGATAGGATCTCAAAGACACTTGCTATCCCTTTCAGCCACAAGAAGAAATAATGATGTATCTTGCCTTCAACATAAGAAAATTATATGCCTCAAACTGCTAAACTGAGGAAGTTTCCAATTGCCTACACCTTTCTCCGACAATATAATCTAAACATCATATTGCAATAGTTCTGTGTGAAGAACAAAGCACACCATCGGAATCGTTGAACCAGAGTACATGTGATGCGAAACCACAAAAATATAGCCAACTTACCATGTGGTCAAAAGGATCAAGCTTGGTCAGCAGCGGAACACTTTTATCTCCTGGATCTTTATACACACGAGCTGGAATGGCGTCTCGCCCCAAGGGAGCATAGGCTGCAAGAGGAGCGAAATTACCTCCTAGGCCATAACAGCCAGATACCCAACATATATACAGGGCAAATGGAACAGGCAAAATTACCTGAAGACACCATTCTGAAATGCGCTTTTGGTAGTGTCAGGTGCAACAAATTTGAGAAAACTAATCCCTCTCTTTCGTCAGGTTCATCAGGTAAAGTCATTTCAAATTCTTCGAGTCCAATAATTTTCAACGAGAGTAGCACCTGCAATTTATAGTTGTTAAAACAAGTAAATTAAAAGAAGTAGATGATGCCGCATCTTCGGA
It includes:
- the LOC127311573 gene encoding uncharacterized protein isoform X2, giving the protein MFVLGPSLEHFFCSCNRKLSLKTVVMQMVLLSLKIIGLEEFEMTLPDEPDEREGLVFSNLLHLTLPKAHFRMVSSAYAPLGRDAIPARVYKDPGDKSVPLLTKLDPFDHMLND